The proteins below come from a single Rhodohalobacter sp. SW132 genomic window:
- the ispE gene encoding 4-(cytidine 5'-diphospho)-2-C-methyl-D-erythritol kinase codes for MSNKRWIADSYGKINLGLHVLEKLPTGYHRIETGFAFIEWSDRFEVRISDEYELTITGSDIPTDGTNLISRAYNAFNTYVGLKRNYHFTVSKQIPAGAGLGGGSSNAALTFRMLNKMEDAGLSDDEIVDLCRDLGADIPFFVYGKTGIGSGIGQDIDFADIQPDAWIVTVFPGFESSTAEAYRHCAPNPDPGFSLKGVLLEEPLEEWQYLLQNDLEQAVIPQHEMVGNIKDQLLDFGADYAAMSGSGSTVFGIFDQDFVAINAYESFHELGLASKLTRPKFQPDYGIYVKE; via the coding sequence ATGAGCAATAAACGCTGGATTGCTGATTCGTACGGAAAAATAAACCTGGGTCTTCATGTACTTGAAAAACTCCCGACCGGATATCACAGGATAGAAACCGGGTTTGCATTTATTGAATGGAGCGATCGCTTTGAAGTTCGTATTTCTGATGAATACGAATTAACAATAACCGGATCGGACATTCCAACTGACGGTACCAACTTGATTTCCCGGGCCTATAACGCTTTTAATACGTACGTTGGACTGAAGCGAAACTACCATTTTACCGTATCGAAGCAGATTCCCGCCGGGGCAGGATTGGGCGGCGGAAGCAGTAACGCGGCGCTGACCTTCAGGATGCTCAATAAAATGGAAGATGCCGGATTATCGGATGATGAAATTGTAGATCTTTGCAGAGATCTCGGCGCAGACATTCCATTTTTTGTATACGGAAAAACAGGTATTGGCAGCGGGATTGGTCAGGATATTGATTTTGCGGATATTCAGCCCGACGCCTGGATCGTAACGGTATTTCCCGGATTTGAAAGTTCAACGGCAGAAGCGTACCGGCACTGTGCTCCCAATCCCGACCCCGGATTTTCGCTGAAAGGCGTTCTTTTGGAAGAGCCGCTGGAAGAGTGGCAGTACTTGCTGCAGAACGACCTGGAACAGGCGGTGATACCGCAGCACGAAATGGTTGGGAACATCAAAGATCAGCTGCTCGATTTTGGTGCAGATTATGCAGCCATGAGCGGTAGCGGTTCTACAGTTTTTGGCATTTTTGACCAAGATTTTGTTGCAATTAATGCCTATGAATCGTTTCATGAACTGGGTTTGGCGAGTAAACTGACCCGCCCTAAGTTTCAGCCCGATTATGGAATTTATGTTAAAGAGTAG
- the plsY gene encoding glycerol-3-phosphate 1-O-acyltransferase PlsY: MISLLTVIVISYLIGAIPSSLWYGKFVRNVDIREHGSGNAGATNTFRILGWKAGTLVLLFDFGKGLFCTLFVSQLAFHVGSGPLVLYENWDINSMVLILSGVFAVIGHMFPVYANFSGGKGAATACGMLYGIEPLSISITLALFLIIMFSTRYVSLASIVGAFVYPFSQLILRYGFDWHIDGSIIIFSSVIALGIIIKHKGNINRLMNGNENRIESFKPSKGRLNEEGVV; this comes from the coding sequence ATGATATCACTACTTACTGTTATTGTTATCAGCTACCTGATCGGGGCTATTCCCAGCTCGCTCTGGTACGGTAAATTTGTCCGGAATGTGGACATTCGCGAACACGGTAGCGGAAATGCCGGTGCTACAAACACATTCAGAATTCTTGGCTGGAAGGCAGGAACCCTCGTGCTGCTCTTTGATTTTGGAAAAGGACTCTTCTGCACCCTTTTTGTGAGCCAGCTGGCGTTTCATGTGGGAAGCGGGCCATTAGTACTTTATGAGAATTGGGACATAAACTCAATGGTGTTGATTCTCAGTGGGGTTTTTGCTGTTATTGGGCACATGTTTCCGGTGTATGCAAATTTCAGCGGGGGCAAGGGTGCTGCAACAGCTTGTGGTATGCTTTATGGAATTGAACCTTTATCGATATCCATTACACTGGCACTCTTTTTAATCATTATGTTTTCTACCCGGTACGTATCGCTTGCCTCTATAGTCGGCGCGTTTGTATACCCTTTTTCACAATTGATTTTGCGATACGGATTTGATTGGCATATCGATGGCAGTATTATCATTTTTAGCAGTGTGATTGCACTTGGTATTATTATAAAACACAAAGGAAACATAAACCGGCTCATGAACGGTAATGAAAACAGAATTGAATCGTTTAAACCATCAAAAGGGCGACTAAACGAAGAAGGAGTAGTTTGA
- the lipB gene encoding lipoyl(octanoyl) transferase LipB: MSKSVEIFDIGRIPYREAWDLQRRLQKQLIDQKLRFRAAPEEGKPVSDSLLFVEHPHVYTLGKSGDAGHLLKSAAELNEIEAEFIENDRGGDITYHGPGQIVGYPILDLDRHFTDVHKYLRYLEEVIIKTCSDFGIKAGRIDGLTGVWVGQQKICAMGIRCSRWVTMHGFALNVSTDLSYFDHIVPCGISDKKVSGLSELAGRSLDITEVKERIAVHFANQFGAHAVSGKTLSDLKQKLSGSVAVSG; the protein is encoded by the coding sequence ATGAGTAAATCGGTAGAAATATTCGATATCGGCAGAATACCATATCGTGAAGCCTGGGATCTGCAGCGCCGCCTGCAAAAGCAACTGATCGATCAAAAACTACGGTTCAGAGCTGCACCTGAGGAGGGAAAACCAGTCTCCGATTCCCTTCTGTTTGTAGAACACCCCCACGTGTACACGCTTGGGAAAAGCGGCGATGCGGGCCACCTATTGAAAAGTGCCGCTGAACTGAATGAGATTGAAGCAGAATTTATAGAAAACGACCGGGGCGGAGATATTACCTATCACGGACCGGGACAGATTGTCGGCTACCCGATTTTGGACCTGGACAGACATTTTACGGATGTGCACAAATATCTGCGCTACCTGGAAGAGGTTATCATAAAAACCTGCAGTGATTTTGGTATTAAAGCGGGAAGAATTGATGGTTTGACCGGAGTGTGGGTAGGTCAGCAAAAAATTTGTGCAATGGGAATTCGTTGCTCGCGCTGGGTTACCATGCATGGTTTCGCTCTGAATGTATCCACGGATCTTAGTTACTTTGATCACATCGTACCGTGCGGCATATCAGACAAGAAAGTTTCCGGGTTATCCGAGTTAGCCGGTCGGTCGTTGGATATAACCGAAGTAAAAGAGCGAATTGCAGTTCACTTTGCCAATCAATTTGGTGCACATGCCGTTTCCGGAAAGACACTCTCCGATCTCAAACAGAAACTATCAGGTTCGGTGGCTGTAAGCGGGTAA
- a CDS encoding energy transducer TonB, with translation MKKETKNNEIRFTNQRRPEVDLRRYYTIFLQIGLILSLAILIGLTKITIKPSGQQDIVFHEQEIIEMEEIIQTRQQERVPPPPRPPVPVAVPNDVIIDDVEIMIDSELNLFSDGHLPPPPPPQREDADEPEEDFFVFVEDMPQLKGGVSALQQEVRYPELAARANIQGRVIVQFIINEKGEVENPQVIRGIGGGCDEEALRVIRNAQFTPGMQRGRPVRVQYTMPITFTLR, from the coding sequence ATGAAAAAAGAAACAAAAAATAACGAAATCAGATTCACTAATCAGAGAAGACCGGAAGTAGATCTCCGGAGGTATTACACGATTTTTTTACAAATTGGATTGATACTTTCGTTAGCGATTTTGATTGGACTCACAAAAATTACGATCAAGCCATCAGGCCAGCAGGATATTGTTTTTCACGAGCAGGAAATTATTGAGATGGAGGAGATTATACAGACCCGGCAGCAGGAGAGGGTACCACCCCCACCGCGGCCGCCGGTTCCGGTTGCAGTGCCCAACGATGTGATTATTGATGATGTGGAAATCATGATCGATTCAGAGCTGAATCTCTTTAGTGACGGACATCTACCACCACCACCGCCCCCACAACGTGAAGATGCGGATGAACCGGAAGAGGATTTCTTCGTTTTCGTCGAGGATATGCCGCAGCTGAAAGGCGGTGTTTCCGCACTGCAGCAGGAAGTCCGCTATCCCGAACTTGCAGCTCGTGCGAACATTCAGGGGCGGGTCATTGTGCAGTTTATCATCAACGAGAAGGGTGAAGTAGAAAACCCCCAGGTCATTCGGGGAATCGGAGGAGGTTGTGATGAAGAAGCCCTTCGGGTTATAAGAAATGCGCAATTTACGCCGGGGATGCAGCGCGGCCGACCGGTTCGGGTTCAATATACCATGCCGATTACCTTTACACTTCGCTGA
- the lpdA gene encoding dihydrolipoyl dehydrogenase, which translates to MAKEFDVCVIGTGPGGYVAAIRASQLGFKTAVVEKRSLGGVCLNIGCIPTKALLRSAEVFESITHASDYGVDVKDFSVNFDGMIKRSRKVADKMSKGVQFLMKANNIEVLRGTGVFKSAKELAVQDDKGKENETIKAKHFIIATGARPRQLPNLEIDGKLIIDSEKAMQLEKQPKKLLVIGAGAIGVEFAYFYNSIGTEVTLVELQKTLVPVEDQDVGKELGKIYKKKGVNIFTESTVEKVEKKGKGAKVTIKTKNGKEEIEVDVVLSAVGVTGNVEDIGLEEAGVEHEKGAIKVDKSTYKTSADNIYAIGDVIGAPWLAHKASHEATVLVEQLAGENPHPIKYDNIPGCTYCEPQVASVGYTEQQAKDEGYDIMVGKFPFSASGKAAGLGHEEGFVKVVFDKKYGEWLGCHMIGSHVTELIAEAVVARDLETTGHEIISAVHPHPTMSEAVMEAVAEAYGEGVHLGSKPKKK; encoded by the coding sequence ATGGCTAAAGAATTTGACGTTTGTGTAATTGGAACCGGGCCCGGCGGCTATGTAGCAGCAATACGCGCCTCCCAGCTTGGATTTAAAACCGCTGTTGTAGAGAAACGATCACTGGGCGGCGTTTGCCTCAATATTGGCTGTATTCCCACCAAAGCACTGCTGCGATCCGCTGAGGTTTTTGAATCGATCACCCACGCCTCCGACTACGGTGTGGATGTGAAAGATTTTTCAGTGAATTTTGATGGAATGATCAAAAGAAGCCGAAAAGTTGCCGACAAGATGAGTAAAGGCGTTCAGTTTCTTATGAAGGCGAACAACATCGAAGTTCTGAGAGGAACCGGCGTGTTTAAATCAGCCAAAGAACTTGCGGTGCAGGATGATAAAGGAAAAGAGAATGAGACGATAAAAGCAAAACATTTTATTATCGCAACCGGAGCCCGGCCGCGGCAGCTTCCAAACCTGGAGATTGACGGTAAGCTGATCATCGATTCAGAAAAAGCGATGCAGCTCGAAAAACAGCCGAAGAAATTACTGGTTATCGGTGCCGGTGCCATCGGAGTTGAGTTTGCCTATTTCTATAACTCTATCGGCACGGAAGTAACGCTTGTAGAGCTGCAGAAAACACTTGTACCTGTAGAAGACCAGGATGTTGGCAAAGAGCTGGGCAAGATTTACAAGAAAAAAGGTGTGAATATCTTTACCGAAAGCACTGTTGAGAAAGTTGAGAAGAAAGGGAAAGGAGCGAAGGTTACGATTAAGACTAAAAATGGCAAAGAAGAGATCGAAGTGGATGTTGTTCTCTCAGCCGTAGGAGTTACCGGAAATGTGGAGGATATCGGGCTGGAAGAAGCCGGTGTTGAGCACGAGAAAGGTGCTATTAAAGTTGATAAATCCACTTACAAAACTTCTGCAGATAATATTTACGCAATTGGCGATGTAATCGGTGCGCCGTGGCTGGCACACAAAGCATCACATGAAGCGACTGTTCTTGTTGAACAGCTTGCTGGTGAAAACCCGCACCCGATTAAGTATGATAACATTCCTGGTTGTACCTATTGTGAGCCGCAAGTCGCATCTGTTGGATATACTGAACAACAGGCAAAAGACGAGGGATACGATATTATGGTTGGAAAATTTCCATTTTCAGCCAGCGGTAAAGCTGCAGGCCTTGGCCATGAAGAAGGCTTTGTGAAAGTCGTTTTTGATAAGAAGTATGGCGAATGGCTTGGCTGCCACATGATCGGTTCACACGTTACAGAACTGATCGCAGAAGCAGTGGTTGCGCGGGATCTCGAGACCACCGGGCACGAAATCATTAGCGCAGTGCATCCTCACCCCACGATGAGCGAAGCGGTAATGGAAGCTGTAGCTGAAGCGTATGGCGAAGGAGTACATCTTGGTTCAAAGCCGAAGAAGAAATAA
- the lipA gene encoding lipoyl synthase, which produces MIKELNVLEDSTPGQRRPDWLRVKLPSGEKFKEVSDTIRKNNLNTVCSEARCPNMGECWGAGTATFMILGDICTRSCAFCAIKTGRPVQGLDWDEPRRVADAASKMKLKHVVLTSVNRDERKDGGAPIFAECHKVLREMIEGVTIESLIPDFRGAWDDALQIVIDTPPDVLSHNLETVPRLYRSVRPQAKYERSLELLQRCKDQGLRTKTGIMVGLGETREEVIELMQDCVDHNVDVLTIGQYMQPTKMHHPVVEWVHPNQFAEYKEIGENLGLEHVESGPLVRSSYHAERHV; this is translated from the coding sequence ATGATTAAAGAATTAAACGTATTAGAAGATTCCACACCCGGGCAGAGACGTCCGGACTGGCTCCGTGTAAAACTTCCATCCGGAGAGAAGTTTAAAGAAGTTTCCGATACCATCAGGAAGAACAATCTGAATACCGTTTGTTCTGAGGCCCGCTGCCCGAATATGGGCGAATGCTGGGGTGCCGGAACGGCTACGTTTATGATTCTGGGTGATATATGCACCCGTTCGTGCGCTTTCTGTGCCATTAAAACCGGGCGTCCGGTGCAGGGTCTCGACTGGGATGAGCCGCGGCGTGTGGCTGATGCCGCATCAAAAATGAAACTGAAACATGTGGTGCTTACCTCTGTAAACCGCGATGAGAGAAAAGATGGCGGTGCACCGATATTTGCAGAGTGTCATAAAGTGCTTCGCGAAATGATTGAGGGAGTAACCATAGAATCACTGATTCCCGATTTCAGAGGTGCGTGGGATGACGCACTACAAATCGTGATTGATACTCCGCCTGACGTTTTGAGTCACAATCTCGAGACCGTTCCCCGCCTTTACCGATCCGTGCGGCCTCAGGCGAAATATGAGCGTTCTCTGGAGCTTCTGCAGCGCTGTAAGGACCAGGGGTTGCGGACAAAAACCGGGATTATGGTAGGTTTGGGTGAAACCCGAGAAGAAGTTATTGAACTGATGCAGGATTGTGTGGATCACAATGTGGATGTGCTTACGATCGGCCAATACATGCAGCCAACCAAAATGCATCATCCGGTAGTGGAGTGGGTGCATCCCAACCAGTTTGCCGAATATAAAGAGATCGGCGAAAATCTTGGTCTTGAACACGTAGAGAGCGGGCCGCTCGTTCGATCATCCTATCACGCAGAACGACACGTTTAG
- a CDS encoding glycogen/starch/alpha-glucan phosphorylase has product MAKKTKSNIRSGMDADSFREDIKQHLRYTLAKDEFSTTGWDNYRSVVLSVMDRLHDRWIETQQSYYKQDKKRVYYLSMEYLIGRLLDNMLVNLGMQDEAAEAMEEMGLDYDKVRNAEWDAGLGNGGLGRLAACFLDSMATLGIPAIGYGIRYDYGIFYQSIENGFQIEKPDLWLQYGNPWDVVRPKIQYTVPFYGDSVAYQNENGNVRFKLENTHPVKAVAYDTPVPGFKNNVVNNLRLWKAESSSSIDLKSFNQGQYIDAVRDTQLNENISRVLYPNDKMFVGQELRLKQEFFLVSASMNDILRRFKKTEDDWTKLPEKVAIQCNDTHPNLAIPELMRILIDEEGLDWDKAWDITVKTMAYTNHTLMPEALEKWPVSLMRNLLPRHLQIIYEINRRFLQKVSADIGDDRGKISRLSIVGEGEDPVVHMASLGIVGSHKINGVAALHSDLIKKTLFRDFHDIYPERFTNKTNGITPRRWLRQCNRELADLITGEIGEGWVTDLDQLKKIEKFADDKSFMKKFVQIKQNNKQRMADYIEDKRDVKINTESMFDIQIKRIHEYKRQLMLTLYAITQYNRIKENSDGDFVPRTILVAGKAAPGYTLAKLFIKLMNDVGEKINNDPDVGDKLKFLFLENYSVTLAEKMIPAANLSEQISTAGKEASGTGNMKFALNGALTIGTLDGANVEIKEEVGDENIFIFGNTVDDVDTLRREGYNPWDYYNSNSELKKAIDQIRDGFFNSDKELFQPIIESLLEKGDYFLVLADFEAYVKEQGEVDELFKDQKEWNRKALLNTARVGKFSSDRTIRDYAEEIWDVKVDR; this is encoded by the coding sequence ATGGCAAAAAAAACGAAGAGTAACATACGTAGCGGAATGGATGCGGATTCTTTCAGAGAAGATATCAAGCAGCATCTGAGGTACACACTGGCCAAAGACGAATTTTCAACGACAGGATGGGATAATTATCGGAGCGTGGTGCTCAGCGTGATGGACCGTCTGCACGACCGATGGATTGAAACTCAGCAGAGCTACTACAAACAGGATAAAAAAAGGGTTTATTACCTTTCCATGGAGTACCTGATCGGCCGGCTTCTGGATAACATGCTGGTGAACCTGGGTATGCAGGATGAAGCTGCCGAGGCAATGGAAGAGATGGGCCTCGATTATGATAAGGTCCGTAATGCTGAATGGGATGCGGGTCTCGGAAATGGCGGCCTGGGAAGGCTGGCGGCCTGTTTCCTGGATTCGATGGCAACGCTCGGCATTCCAGCTATCGGCTACGGAATTCGATACGACTACGGGATTTTTTATCAGTCGATCGAGAATGGATTCCAGATTGAAAAGCCTGACCTTTGGCTGCAATACGGAAATCCGTGGGATGTTGTCCGCCCAAAAATTCAGTATACCGTTCCTTTCTATGGCGATTCGGTAGCTTATCAGAACGAAAACGGGAATGTTCGATTCAAACTTGAGAATACGCACCCCGTGAAAGCTGTGGCTTACGATACGCCCGTTCCAGGCTTTAAAAACAATGTGGTGAATAACCTGCGCCTCTGGAAAGCGGAATCATCCTCATCAATCGACCTGAAGAGCTTTAACCAGGGTCAGTATATCGATGCTGTCCGGGATACACAGCTGAATGAAAATATTTCGAGGGTGCTCTACCCGAACGATAAAATGTTTGTGGGGCAGGAGCTCCGGCTGAAGCAGGAGTTTTTCCTGGTTTCCGCTTCTATGAATGATATCCTCCGCCGGTTCAAAAAAACGGAAGATGACTGGACGAAACTTCCTGAAAAGGTTGCCATTCAGTGTAACGATACCCATCCAAACCTGGCAATCCCGGAATTGATGCGCATTCTGATTGATGAAGAGGGCCTCGACTGGGATAAAGCGTGGGATATCACCGTAAAAACCATGGCGTACACTAATCACACGCTCATGCCCGAAGCGCTTGAGAAATGGCCCGTATCACTGATGAGAAATCTCCTGCCGCGTCACCTTCAAATTATTTATGAGATCAACCGAAGATTTTTGCAGAAAGTAAGTGCCGATATTGGTGATGACCGCGGCAAGATCAGCCGGCTCTCTATCGTGGGCGAAGGCGAGGATCCTGTGGTGCACATGGCATCACTTGGAATCGTCGGATCACACAAAATTAACGGTGTGGCCGCCCTACACAGTGACCTGATTAAGAAAACACTCTTCCGGGATTTTCACGATATCTACCCGGAACGGTTTACAAACAAGACGAACGGAATTACACCCCGGCGCTGGTTGCGGCAGTGTAACCGTGAACTGGCCGATCTGATTACTGGTGAAATCGGCGAGGGTTGGGTAACCGATCTCGATCAGCTTAAAAAAATCGAGAAGTTTGCAGATGACAAATCGTTCATGAAAAAGTTTGTTCAGATTAAACAGAACAACAAGCAGCGTATGGCCGATTACATCGAAGATAAGCGGGATGTGAAAATCAATACGGAATCCATGTTCGATATCCAGATTAAGCGGATTCACGAATACAAACGTCAGCTTATGCTTACGCTCTATGCGATCACACAGTACAACCGGATAAAGGAAAATTCCGATGGAGATTTCGTTCCGCGGACCATTTTGGTGGCTGGAAAAGCTGCTCCCGGGTATACGCTCGCTAAGTTGTTTATCAAGCTTATGAACGATGTTGGAGAGAAGATCAACAACGATCCTGATGTGGGCGATAAACTCAAATTTCTCTTTCTGGAGAACTACAGCGTAACACTGGCCGAGAAAATGATTCCTGCCGCAAACCTTTCGGAGCAGATTTCAACGGCCGGGAAGGAAGCATCCGGAACCGGGAATATGAAATTTGCCCTCAACGGAGCGCTCACAATCGGTACACTCGATGGCGCCAATGTTGAAATTAAAGAAGAGGTGGGCGATGAAAACATCTTTATTTTCGGAAATACCGTGGATGATGTAGACACTCTCCGCCGCGAAGGGTATAACCCGTGGGATTATTACAACTCCAACTCCGAACTGAAGAAAGCGATTGACCAGATTCGCGATGGATTCTTTAATTCCGATAAAGAACTTTTCCAGCCGATCATTGAGTCTCTGCTCGAAAAAGGGGATTACTTCCTGGTTCTGGCAGATTTCGAAGCGTATGTTAAGGAGCAGGGGGAAGTGGATGAACTCTTTAAAGATCAGAAAGAGTGGAACCGCAAAGCACTGCTTAACACGGCACGTGTTGGTAAATTTTCATCCGACAGAACCATCCGCGATTATGCTGAAGAGATCTGGGATGTGAAAGTTGATCGATAA
- a CDS encoding helix-turn-helix domain-containing protein has product MKLPNGEIAISRMTPGDLKNLVQTGEGRFLEFKRTIPTAEKIAREIAAFANTKGGTILVGVDDNGTIPGIREYFEEEFLLMKAAQDLCVPEAEIKIELVHAGPVDVMVVHVPEAEVKPVYNKNKKKRLVYVRRGDSSVVASDEVTEVLKQQYSSEGVTFEYGKNEQMLFRYLNEYGEITVSNFANLINQTSYRASRILVNLVSAGVLNLFTKNDVDYYTFSNRTKE; this is encoded by the coding sequence ATGAAGTTACCAAATGGTGAAATAGCGATCTCCCGAATGACCCCCGGAGACCTGAAAAACCTTGTTCAAACCGGTGAGGGGCGCTTTCTTGAATTTAAACGTACCATCCCAACTGCTGAAAAAATTGCCCGTGAAATTGCAGCATTTGCAAATACCAAGGGCGGTACCATATTGGTTGGGGTTGATGATAACGGTACGATTCCCGGCATCAGGGAGTATTTTGAGGAAGAATTTCTGCTGATGAAAGCAGCCCAGGACCTCTGCGTTCCGGAAGCTGAAATTAAAATTGAACTCGTCCATGCCGGACCCGTTGATGTAATGGTTGTTCATGTGCCGGAAGCAGAAGTAAAGCCGGTTTATAATAAAAACAAAAAAAAGCGCCTTGTGTATGTACGACGCGGGGATTCCAGTGTAGTTGCCAGCGATGAAGTTACAGAAGTTCTCAAACAGCAGTATTCTTCTGAAGGGGTGACATTTGAATATGGAAAAAATGAACAGATGTTGTTTCGTTATCTGAATGAATATGGCGAAATTACGGTTTCCAACTTTGCGAACCTGATCAACCAAACCTCATACAGGGCATCCAGGATTTTGGTAAACCTTGTTAGTGCCGGTGTATTGAACTTGTTTACCAAAAATGATGTGGACTACTATACGTTTTCTAACAGAACAAAAGAGTAA
- a CDS encoding mechanosensitive ion channel family protein has product MELNEFLTALQDFLNMRLFELQETPVTIMSMVIFLVFLIFFLFLGAFVRKVLHGKVLDRFEIDPGLQYTLARVSQYLIVTIGVLISFQFVGIDLTGLAVIFGLLSVGIGFGLQNITANFISGLIVMFERPISVGDRVDVAGIEGDVTEINIRSTKIRTLNNVSIIVPNTEFVSNNVINYSHGEPTFRLDINVGVSYSSDLEIVLKALNEVAEEHPRVMKIPAHQVHLIEFGDSSWDMQLRAWISNVKDRYILRNELHQAIVKKFDELDIEIPFPQRDLHVRSSVALPVDSKKRDEHPQKGAK; this is encoded by the coding sequence ATGGAATTGAATGAATTTCTGACGGCGTTGCAGGATTTCCTGAATATGCGCCTATTTGAGCTGCAGGAAACGCCGGTCACCATTATGTCGATGGTGATATTCCTGGTATTTCTGATATTTTTTCTGTTCCTGGGAGCATTCGTCAGAAAAGTACTGCACGGCAAAGTGCTCGATCGGTTTGAGATCGATCCGGGCCTTCAATATACGCTGGCCAGGGTTTCACAATACCTGATCGTTACCATTGGTGTGCTGATCTCTTTCCAGTTCGTTGGGATTGATCTGACCGGCCTCGCCGTTATTTTCGGGCTTCTGTCTGTGGGTATCGGTTTTGGCCTGCAAAATATCACGGCAAACTTTATTTCTGGTTTGATTGTGATGTTTGAGCGGCCGATCAGTGTTGGAGATCGTGTGGATGTTGCAGGAATTGAAGGTGATGTAACGGAGATCAACATTCGATCAACAAAAATCCGCACGCTCAATAATGTGTCGATTATCGTGCCGAATACGGAGTTTGTATCGAATAACGTAATCAACTACTCCCACGGCGAGCCTACTTTCAGGCTCGATATCAACGTGGGTGTATCATATTCGTCTGATCTGGAAATTGTTTTGAAAGCGCTGAATGAGGTAGCTGAGGAACATCCGCGGGTGATGAAAATCCCCGCGCACCAGGTGCATCTGATTGAATTTGGAGATTCTTCCTGGGATATGCAGCTTCGGGCCTGGATCTCGAATGTGAAAGACCGGTATATTTTAAGGAACGAGCTTCACCAGGCGATTGTGAAAAAGTTTGATGAACTGGATATCGAAATTCCATTTCCCCAGCGCGATCTTCATGTACGATCGTCCGTAGCCCTTCCGGTGGACTCAAAAAAGCGGGACGAGCATCCGCAGAAGGGAGCCAAATAA
- a CDS encoding NAD(P)H-dependent glycerol-3-phosphate dehydrogenase, protein MKKIGIIGAGSFGTALAVVLGHGGFPVTVWAREERIVEKINKSHKNPSYISDVSLPESVQASSSLKATVENADLVLFATPTHALRSVAKEVKPHLTGKEIVVTVSKGIEKDTFLTPTQILVSVLDGTTLEDQIGVLSGPSHAEEVSKFKPTTVVAAANSKRVARIIQDTFMTPMFRVYLNHDIVGVEIGAALKNIMAIAAGIVDGAELGDNAKAALITRGLHEMKRMGATMGASQDTFAGLTGMGDLIVTCTSEHSRNRFVGFNIGKGKKLDEIVDGMNMVAEGVKTTDSVNQWAEKNNVEMPITKAVHKVLFENVDPSDALYELMTRNPKEEKMI, encoded by the coding sequence TTGAAAAAGATTGGAATAATAGGTGCGGGCAGTTTTGGAACCGCACTTGCAGTTGTACTGGGGCACGGCGGATTTCCGGTAACTGTATGGGCGAGAGAAGAAAGAATTGTTGAAAAGATCAACAAAAGTCATAAAAACCCCTCTTATATCAGCGATGTATCGCTGCCTGAATCTGTACAGGCTTCGAGCTCGTTAAAAGCAACCGTAGAGAATGCAGACCTTGTTCTGTTTGCCACCCCAACACACGCATTGCGTTCTGTAGCTAAAGAAGTGAAGCCTCACCTGACAGGCAAGGAAATTGTTGTCACCGTTTCTAAAGGGATTGAAAAAGATACCTTTTTAACCCCAACACAAATCCTTGTAAGTGTTCTGGATGGTACGACACTTGAAGATCAGATTGGCGTTCTGAGCGGACCGAGCCATGCAGAAGAGGTAAGTAAGTTTAAACCCACAACCGTGGTTGCAGCGGCAAATTCAAAGCGTGTGGCGCGTATTATACAGGATACGTTTATGACCCCTATGTTCAGGGTTTACCTGAATCACGACATTGTGGGTGTGGAGATCGGCGCGGCGCTTAAAAATATTATGGCTATTGCTGCAGGAATTGTGGACGGCGCCGAACTTGGTGATAATGCAAAAGCAGCGCTCATCACCCGGGGTCTGCACGAAATGAAACGCATGGGAGCCACAATGGGGGCGTCGCAGGATACATTTGCAGGGCTAACCGGCATGGGCGACCTCATAGTTACCTGCACAAGTGAACACAGCCGGAACCGTTTTGTTGGATTCAATATCGGTAAAGGAAAAAAACTGGATGAAATCGTCGATGGAATGAATATGGTTGCGGAAGGGGTTAAAACTACTGATTCGGTGAACCAATGGGCGGAAAAGAATAACGTGGAAATGCCGATAACAAAAGCTGTCCATAAAGTGCTGTTTGAAAATGTAGACCCAAGTGATGCACTATATGAGCTCATGACACGTAATCCCAAAGAAGAGAAGATGATTTGA